The following coding sequences are from one Aliarcobacter skirrowii CCUG 10374 window:
- a CDS encoding type III pantothenate kinase: MILSDIGNTSTKFFINNEIKNYFKDDEIPKFNDEIFYISVNEKAEKKLLEKNPNAKDLSTFIDFTTSYKGMGIDRVVASSFQKDAVIIDAGSAITVDIIENFVHKGGYIFLGVESFLKAYENISPLLKIDRSDFEKNINLDKIPLHTKDAIFFALLKSIISPIIEICKDKNIIFTGGDGEFLSSFFENSQYKKDLIFENMKRIIDANNCIA, encoded by the coding sequence TTGATTTTAAGTGATATTGGAAATACAAGCACAAAATTTTTTATAAATAATGAGATAAAAAACTACTTTAAAGATGATGAGATTCCAAAATTTAATGATGAGATTTTTTATATAAGTGTAAATGAAAAAGCAGAAAAAAAGCTTTTAGAAAAAAACCCAAATGCAAAAGATTTAAGCACTTTTATAGATTTTACAACCTCTTATAAAGGTATGGGAATTGATAGAGTTGTAGCATCTAGTTTTCAAAAAGATGCAGTTATTATTGATGCTGGAAGTGCGATAACAGTTGATATTATAGAAAATTTTGTTCACAAAGGTGGTTATATATTTTTAGGAGTTGAGAGTTTTTTAAAAGCTTATGAAAATATTTCGCCTCTGTTAAAGATAGATAGAAGTGATTTTGAAAAAAATATTAATTTAGATAAAATACCGCTTCATACAAAAGATGCTATTTTTTTTGCTTTATTAAAATCTATCATTTCACCAATAATTGAGATTTGTAAAGATAAAAATATAATATTCACAGGCGGAGATGGAGAGTTTTTATCTTCATTTTTTGAAAATAGCCAATATAAAAAAGATTTAATATTTGAAAATATGAAAAGGATAATAGATGCTAACAATTGCATTGCCTAA
- a CDS encoding NADH-quinone oxidoreductase subunit A, whose amino-acid sequence MSAEIVLSSVVFVVIGLILAGVFVLTKFIGPNNKNSVIKNNVYESGVTNPIGTANVRFSIKFYLVAISFLLFDVEVIFMFPWAVNVVELGYAGLAKMFIFMGLLFIGLIYIYKKKALSWD is encoded by the coding sequence ATGTCAGCTGAAATAGTCTTATCTTCTGTAGTTTTTGTTGTAATAGGTTTGATACTAGCAGGTGTTTTTGTACTTACAAAATTCATAGGACCTAACAATAAAAACTCAGTTATAAAAAACAATGTTTATGAAAGTGGTGTTACAAATCCTATAGGAACAGCAAATGTAAGATTTTCTATTAAGTTTTATCTTGTAGCAATCTCATTTTTACTGTTTGATGTTGAAGTAATTTTTATGTTTCCTTGGGCTGTAAATGTTGTTGAACTGGGCTATGCGGGATTAGCTAAAATGTTCATCTTTATGGGGTTACTATTTATTGGGTTAATCTATATTTATAAGAAAAAGGCTTTATCATGGGATTAG
- a CDS encoding PAS domain-containing protein — protein sequence MGELLRKEVFLEQDTIIVSQTNSKGEIIFANADFCKIAGFRLDELVGKPHNLVRDKDIPSWAFEDLWKTIKAGKIWKGIVKNRTKNGGFYWVNATVFPSKNSNGEIRYVSVRVKPTNKELEEAKKLYKIG from the coding sequence ATGGGAGAGCTTTTGAGAAAAGAGGTCTTTTTAGAGCAGGATACAATTATTGTCTCTCAAACAAATTCAAAAGGAGAGATAATATTTGCAAATGCTGATTTTTGTAAAATTGCTGGGTTTAGATTAGATGAACTAGTTGGAAAACCTCATAATCTTGTACGAGATAAAGATATACCATCATGGGCATTTGAAGATTTATGGAAAACAATAAAAGCTGGTAAAATATGGAAAGGTATTGTTAAAAATAGAACTAAAAATGGTGGTTTTTATTGGGTAAATGCTACTGTTTTTCCTTCAAAAAACTCAAATGGCGAGATTAGATATGTATCTGTTAGAGTTAAACCAACAAACAAAGAGTTAGAAGAAGCTAAAAAACTCTATAAAATTGGTTGA
- a CDS encoding menaquinone biosynthesis decarboxylase has translation MKKAIELLKKHNLLKIIDDELDINLEIPHVAYVEVKKPDSKAILFTNVVDRKKNKKFKEPVLMNVFCNEEAVKLFIGDGDKIANEIESLLKLKPPVTFSEKLSTIGKLFSLKNTIPKKIKGKGSCQEIIKLGADAKLSDLPVIKTWEDDGGAFITMGQVYTQSLNGELKNLGMYRLQVFPDNTLGMHWQIHKDSNHFFHEYKKAGKKMPVSIGIGGDPMYIWCGQAPLPIGVFELMLYGFIKNSPARLVKSITNDIWVPEDNDYIIEGFVDTSRLKIEGPFGDHTGYYTLDEEFPFMEVSAITSKKDPVFLATVVGKPPLEDKYMGYATERIFLPLLRTTAPDLVDYYMPENGVYHNLILAKIDTFYPGHASQMMHAFWGVGQMSFVKHAIFVNSDAPKLTSHDEIIRYILNRVNVDDILVSRGATDHLDHASPKFAVGGKLGLDCTGDEIDELGITLLEDNELLSKMKNISSDIKGLKQYYKDTKNPICVISVDKTRSQKYLFEELKPLFSHIKILVIVDYKTNDIENPYMLIWRVTNNMDSSRDLYIEGNTICLDGTNKNSLDGFTRRWPGDVNCTKSVLQSLNERKIIDIDNEFIKKFYLFDIDKI, from the coding sequence ATGAAAAAAGCTATTGAACTTTTAAAAAAACACAATCTTTTAAAGATAATAGATGATGAACTTGATATAAATTTAGAAATTCCACATGTTGCTTATGTAGAGGTTAAGAAACCTGATTCAAAAGCAATTTTATTTACAAATGTAGTTGATAGAAAAAAGAATAAAAAGTTTAAAGAACCTGTATTAATGAATGTTTTTTGTAATGAAGAAGCGGTTAAACTATTTATTGGAGATGGCGATAAAATAGCAAATGAGATTGAATCACTTTTAAAGCTAAAACCACCTGTTACATTTAGTGAAAAACTTTCAACTATTGGTAAGCTATTCTCACTTAAAAACACAATTCCAAAAAAAATTAAAGGTAAAGGTTCTTGTCAAGAGATTATAAAGCTAGGAGCTGATGCAAAACTTAGTGATTTGCCAGTTATTAAAACTTGGGAAGATGATGGTGGAGCTTTTATTACTATGGGGCAAGTTTATACTCAAAGTTTAAATGGTGAACTTAAAAATTTAGGAATGTATAGGCTTCAAGTATTTCCTGATAACACTCTTGGAATGCATTGGCAAATACACAAAGATAGTAATCATTTCTTCCATGAATATAAAAAAGCTGGTAAAAAAATGCCTGTAAGTATTGGAATTGGTGGAGATCCTATGTATATATGGTGTGGACAAGCACCACTTCCAATTGGAGTTTTTGAGCTTATGCTTTATGGTTTTATTAAAAACTCCCCAGCAAGGCTTGTAAAATCTATTACAAATGATATTTGGGTTCCTGAAGACAATGACTATATTATAGAAGGATTTGTAGATACAAGTAGGTTAAAAATAGAGGGTCCTTTTGGAGATCATACAGGATATTATACTTTAGATGAAGAGTTTCCTTTTATGGAGGTAAGTGCAATTACAAGCAAAAAAGATCCAGTATTTTTAGCAACAGTTGTAGGAAAACCACCTTTAGAAGATAAATATATGGGCTATGCAACAGAGAGAATATTTTTACCACTTTTAAGAACAACTGCACCTGATTTAGTTGATTATTATATGCCTGAAAATGGTGTTTATCACAATCTTATTTTGGCGAAAATAGATACATTTTATCCAGGACATGCAAGTCAAATGATGCATGCATTTTGGGGTGTAGGACAGATGAGTTTTGTAAAACATGCAATCTTTGTAAACTCTGATGCTCCAAAATTAACTTCACATGATGAGATAATAAGATATATTTTAAATAGAGTTAATGTTGATGATATTTTAGTTTCAAGAGGTGCTACAGATCATCTTGACCACGCTTCTCCTAAATTTGCAGTTGGTGGAAAACTTGGACTTGATTGTACAGGTGATGAGATAGATGAACTAGGAATCACTCTTTTAGAAGATAATGAGCTTTTAAGTAAAATGAAAAATATTTCAAGTGATATAAAAGGCTTAAAACAGTACTACAAAGATACAAAAAATCCAATTTGTGTTATAAGTGTAGATAAAACTAGAAGTCAAAAATATCTTTTTGAAGAGTTAAAACCTCTATTTTCTCATATAAAAATTTTAGTAATTGTTGATTACAAAACAAATGATATAGAAAATCCTTATATGTTAATTTGGAGAGTTACAAATAATATGGATTCAAGTAGAGATTTATATATAGAAGGAAATACTATCTGTCTTGATGGAACAAATAAAAACTCTTTAGATGGTTTTACTAGACGTTGGCCAGGAGATGTAAACTGTACAAAATCTGTTTTACAAAGCCTTAATGAGAGAAAAATTATAGATATAGATAATGAATTTATAAAAAAATTCTATCTTTTTGATATTGATAAAATTTAA
- a CDS encoding NADH-quinone oxidoreductase subunit B, giving the protein MGLGVESSLGDNILTTKLDAAVNWGRSYSLWPMAFGTACCGIEFMAVAAARYDVSRFGAEVVRFSPRQADLLIVAGTISYKQAPILKKIYEQMCEPKWVISMGACACSGGFYDNYATVQGIDQIIPVDEYIAGCPPRPEAVLDAIMRIQEKAKNESVLKDRVKEYKGFLDA; this is encoded by the coding sequence ATGGGATTAGGAGTTGAGTCAAGTTTAGGTGATAATATACTTACAACAAAACTAGATGCTGCAGTTAATTGGGGAAGATCTTATTCGCTTTGGCCAATGGCATTTGGAACTGCTTGTTGTGGTATTGAGTTTATGGCAGTAGCTGCTGCTAGATATGATGTTTCAAGATTTGGTGCTGAGGTTGTAAGATTCTCTCCAAGACAAGCAGATTTACTTATTGTTGCTGGAACAATCTCTTATAAACAAGCTCCAATTTTGAAAAAAATTTATGAGCAGATGTGTGAACCAAAATGGGTTATATCTATGGGTGCATGTGCTTGTAGTGGTGGTTTTTATGATAACTATGCAACTGTTCAAGGAATTGATCAAATAATTCCTGTTGATGAGTATATAGCTGGTTGTCCTCCAAGACCTGAAGCTGTACTTGATGCAATTATGAGAATTCAAGAGAAAGCTAAAAACGAATCAGTTTTAAAAGATAGAGTTAAAGAGTATAAAGGATTTTTAGATGCTTAA
- the hisG gene encoding ATP phosphoribosyltransferase — protein sequence MLTIALPKGRIADETLDRFEKAFGERFVFEDRKLILEKSGFKFLNVRNQDVPTYVMHGAADLGVVGLDVLEEKEYDLIKLLDLKLGRCKVAFGLRAGEKLNFDKSKITIATKHEKIAKKFFEEKAMAVEIIKLYGSIELAPLVGLCDCIVDIVETGETMKQNGLEVGPTIMESSAHLIANKNSFYAKKELIFNLKDNLEKFL from the coding sequence ATGCTAACAATTGCATTGCCTAAGGGAAGAATTGCTGATGAGACTCTTGATAGATTTGAAAAAGCTTTTGGAGAGAGATTTGTTTTTGAAGATAGAAAACTAATCTTAGAAAAAAGTGGTTTTAAGTTTTTAAATGTACGAAATCAAGATGTACCAACTTATGTTATGCATGGAGCTGCTGATTTAGGAGTTGTTGGTCTTGATGTTTTAGAAGAAAAAGAGTACGACTTAATCAAGCTTTTAGATTTAAAACTAGGACGATGTAAAGTTGCATTTGGACTTAGAGCTGGTGAAAAACTAAATTTTGATAAAAGTAAAATCACAATAGCAACAAAACATGAAAAAATAGCTAAAAAATTTTTTGAAGAAAAAGCTATGGCTGTTGAGATAATAAAACTTTATGGTTCTATTGAACTTGCACCACTTGTTGGACTTTGTGATTGTATTGTTGATATTGTTGAAACAGGCGAAACTATGAAACAAAATGGTTTAGAAGTAGGACCTACAATTATGGAGAGTAGCGCACATCTAATAGCAAATAAAAACTCATTTTATGCAAAAAAAGAGCTAATTTTTAATCTAAAAGATAATTTAGAGAAGTTTTTATAA
- a CDS encoding threonine/serine exporter family protein, protein MKNLSYEEQSIITRGIIKAAVLMSEYGAESILIEQTAQRLGRALGAASVELSLIPSAIVLTTLYGEQSVTTTRRVHHKPINMSIVCEIQNIVLKMEKNDHDINYLYDILKNLETKYYNRWLVVFMVGLACASFAFLQGGDYFAVATTFVAAFVAMFVRQELAKRRFVMIITFGITAFVATIIAAMAKIFAITSTPNIALAASVLLLAPGFAFVNSFLDSFKGYMMMGWGRWMDGMILTLASTVGIILAIAILGLGG, encoded by the coding sequence ATGAAGAATTTAAGTTACGAAGAACAATCAATAATTACAAGAGGTATTATAAAAGCTGCTGTTTTAATGAGTGAATATGGAGCTGAAAGTATTTTAATAGAGCAAACAGCTCAAAGACTAGGTCGCGCACTTGGTGCTGCTAGTGTTGAGTTATCACTAATTCCATCAGCAATTGTTTTAACTACACTTTATGGTGAACAATCAGTTACAACAACAAGAAGAGTTCATCATAAACCTATAAACATGAGCATAGTTTGTGAGATTCAAAATATTGTTTTAAAAATGGAAAAAAATGATCACGATATAAACTACTTATATGATATTTTAAAAAATTTAGAGACAAAGTATTACAATAGGTGGTTAGTTGTTTTTATGGTTGGACTTGCTTGTGCATCTTTTGCATTTTTGCAAGGTGGAGATTATTTTGCAGTAGCAACTACTTTTGTTGCAGCTTTTGTTGCAATGTTTGTAAGACAAGAGCTTGCAAAAAGAAGATTTGTGATGATTATTACATTTGGAATAACAGCATTTGTAGCTACTATTATTGCAGCAATGGCTAAAATATTTGCTATAACATCTACACCAAATATAGCCTTAGCAGCCAGCGTTTTACTATTAGCTCCTGGATTTGCTTTTGTTAACTCATTTTTAGACTCTTTTAAAGGCTATATGATGATGGGTTGGGGGCGATGGATGGATGGAATGATTTTAACACTAGCTTCAACAGTTGGAATAATATTAGCAATTGCAATTTTGGGTTTAGGAGGATAA
- a CDS encoding threonine/serine exporter family protein has translation MELLIQLCVQAVFAAIASLGFAMVFNVPKHTLKYCAFGGAITYNFRTIFLELDFGIELATFLASAIIGVVALYWSRKYKVPRPVYTVASIIPILPGTYAFNAMVTLISINRFGAKPELVELFIHDGLKSISILFAITFGLVLPSLYFLRLNRPVI, from the coding sequence TTGGAACTTTTGATTCAACTTTGTGTTCAAGCAGTTTTTGCTGCTATTGCATCTTTGGGTTTTGCAATGGTATTTAATGTTCCAAAACATACACTTAAATATTGTGCTTTTGGTGGAGCAATTACTTACAATTTTAGAACTATCTTTTTAGAACTTGATTTTGGAATAGAGTTAGCTACTTTTTTAGCAAGTGCAATTATTGGGGTAGTTGCTTTATATTGGTCAAGAAAATATAAAGTTCCAAGACCTGTTTATACGGTTGCATCTATTATTCCAATCTTACCTGGAACTTATGCTTTTAATGCAATGGTTACTTTAATAAGTATAAATAGATTTGGCGCAAAACCTGAACTGGTTGAGTTATTTATTCATGATGGATTAAAATCAATATCTATACTTTTTGCAATAACTTTTGGACTTGTTTTACCATCTTTATACTTTTTAAGATTAAATAGACCAGTAATATAA
- a CDS encoding substrate-binding domain-containing protein, translating to MNRNSLSKIILALLVGFCFLEAKTYKIGFAQDTLANDWRKAQAEQLIYYSKKYDFLEVTVTDAKGSVANQIASIEKFIKDDYDFIVTSPISPSITSKVLKKAIDKGIKVILLSRGISEDNYTSFIAPDNYKIAQEAAKYLLKKINYKGTILMLQGLDKVTSTTLREEGFEDIANKYKDIKIIKVRANYLRYDAIKAMDEIYDKNIHFDAIYSQSDSMAAGARVVIDKRDDRRDIPIIGIDYISEARDAILNGKQLASFIYSTCAKKGIETIVSLIEGKEVPKNLIIDTIMVDKDNVKFQKPIF from the coding sequence ATGAATAGAAACTCTCTTAGTAAAATTATTTTAGCGCTTTTAGTAGGATTTTGTTTTTTAGAAGCCAAAACTTATAAAATAGGATTCGCGCAAGATACATTAGCAAATGATTGGAGAAAAGCTCAAGCTGAACAATTAATTTACTACTCTAAAAAATATGATTTTTTGGAAGTTACAGTAACAGATGCAAAAGGTTCTGTTGCTAATCAAATAGCATCTATAGAGAAATTTATAAAAGATGATTATGATTTTATTGTAACAAGTCCAATAAGTCCTAGCATAACTTCAAAAGTTTTAAAAAAAGCGATAGATAAAGGTATAAAAGTTATATTATTAAGTAGAGGAATTAGTGAAGATAATTATACATCATTTATCGCTCCTGATAATTATAAAATAGCTCAAGAAGCTGCTAAATATCTTTTAAAAAAAATAAATTATAAAGGGACAATTCTTATGTTGCAAGGCTTAGACAAAGTAACTTCTACAACTTTAAGAGAAGAGGGTTTTGAAGATATTGCAAATAAATATAAAGATATAAAAATTATAAAAGTAAGAGCCAATTATCTTAGATATGATGCGATAAAAGCAATGGATGAAATTTATGATAAAAATATTCATTTTGATGCAATATATTCACAAAGTGACAGTATGGCAGCAGGAGCTAGAGTTGTAATTGATAAAAGAGATGACAGAAGAGATATTCCTATTATTGGAATAGATTATATAAGTGAAGCTAGAGATGCAATTTTAAATGGTAAACAGTTAGCTAGTTTTATCTATTCAACTTGTGCAAAAAAAGGGATTGAAACAATTGTATCTTTAATTGAAGGCAAAGAAGTTCCAAAAAATTTAATTATAGATACTATTATGGTAGATAAAGATAATGTCAAGTTTCAAAAGCCAATTTTTTAA
- a CDS encoding bifunctional diguanylate cyclase/phosphodiesterase has protein sequence MKLKTKSLINITISTALVFFLSGYFTFNYFENILKQQINKDIENDSKKIQNFLSNIEKNQLEVINSIEDDDKILSILNLISNYEDKTYYSDFIFNTEKESLIQYSQKFAKDGENILIEFFDKDNSLIAKISFNKRVDESVYVIYDDGNAFIKNLKDKTLTPLENKINKCLGTNYNYINNYYTICHKKELKQDSSILGYVKISYFLNQEELEKLNLNLNHPLFLNQGNQEYEFYLKLNGNKDIYLIHNVDMSSFYDKKEELILNMFISILLLIILFSILSTLFINKNILKPLFKLKSTLESVLNKKYKPIEIINDDEIGEIFKASNKIFEKLWDNYSNLQSYEKSIDTSNLVTKFDTNGYITYANKFFCDITGYEKKDLIGKTHEIIRNYDMPDEFFEDLWKTIKQGIIWRNIVKNRTKNNGYYWADTVISPIIDINGVITGYIAVSRDITDFVHKNEELEYRANYDLLTSQYSRNKLLEDIEKFISPILIVINIDRFLQINDLFGHKFGDEVLKKFSQFLKSESIKEFKNFDLYRYGGDEFAILLENYNKDSLLSSVRNILRNLENKIIVIEDKEINLNLSCGISFEKTDILLSAEMALQICKKNRVDLVVYDENITPHKEYKNNILWSNKIKKAIEEDRVILFFQAIVNNKNLKHEKYEVLIRIKDTDDNIISPFFFLDIAKKTKQYLKLTKIVIDKSFEMFKDKEVEFSINLTNEDISNKEINEYIFKKFDEYPNIAKKLVIELVESESIVDYKIAIEFIKRVKSKGCKIAIDDFGSGYSNFEYLVKLEADYIKIDGSLIKNIVTQKESFAVVSTIVNFAKQMEIKTIAEFVENEDIYKIIKNIGVDFSQGYYFAQPKKELEQ, from the coding sequence ATGAAACTAAAAACAAAAAGCTTAATAAATATAACTATATCTACAGCTTTAGTATTTTTTCTATCAGGTTATTTTACATTTAACTATTTTGAAAATATATTAAAACAGCAGATAAATAAAGATATAGAAAATGATTCCAAAAAAATTCAAAACTTTTTAAGTAACATAGAAAAAAATCAGCTAGAGGTTATAAATAGTATAGAAGATGATGATAAAATTTTATCAATTTTAAATCTAATATCAAATTATGAAGATAAAACATATTATAGTGATTTTATTTTTAATACAGAAAAAGAGTCTCTTATACAATACTCTCAAAAATTTGCAAAAGATGGTGAAAATATTTTAATTGAATTTTTTGACAAAGATAACAGTTTAATTGCGAAGATTTCTTTTAATAAAAGAGTTGATGAGAGTGTTTATGTAATTTATGATGATGGTAATGCTTTTATTAAAAATTTAAAAGATAAAACATTAACTCCTTTAGAAAATAAGATAAATAAGTGTTTAGGAACAAATTATAACTATATAAACAACTACTATACTATATGTCATAAAAAAGAGCTCAAACAAGATAGTTCAATTTTAGGTTATGTAAAAATAAGTTATTTTTTAAATCAAGAAGAGCTTGAAAAATTAAATCTAAATCTAAATCATCCACTATTTTTAAATCAAGGAAATCAAGAATATGAATTTTATTTAAAATTAAATGGTAATAAAGATATCTATTTAATACACAATGTAGATATGAGTTCTTTTTATGATAAAAAGGAAGAACTTATTTTAAATATGTTTATCTCTATATTACTGTTGATAATACTATTTTCAATTCTTTCAACACTTTTTATAAATAAAAATATTTTAAAGCCACTTTTTAAATTAAAAAGTACATTAGAATCAGTTTTAAATAAAAAATATAAACCTATTGAGATAATAAATGATGATGAAATTGGAGAAATTTTTAAGGCAAGTAATAAAATATTTGAAAAACTTTGGGATAACTACTCAAATCTTCAAAGTTATGAAAAAAGTATAGATACTTCAAATTTAGTTACTAAATTTGATACTAATGGATATATAACTTATGCAAATAAGTTTTTTTGTGATATTACAGGATATGAAAAAAAAGATTTAATTGGAAAAACGCATGAAATAATAAGGAATTATGATATGCCAGATGAGTTTTTTGAAGATTTATGGAAAACTATAAAGCAGGGTATTATATGGAGAAATATAGTAAAAAATAGAACAAAAAATAATGGTTATTATTGGGCTGATACAGTTATTAGTCCAATTATAGATATAAATGGAGTTATTACTGGATATATAGCTGTAAGTAGAGATATAACAGATTTTGTACATAAAAATGAAGAGCTTGAGTATCGTGCAAACTATGATTTATTAACTAGTCAATATAGTAGAAATAAACTACTTGAAGATATAGAAAAATTTATATCTCCTATTTTAATAGTTATAAATATTGATAGATTTTTACAAATAAATGATTTATTTGGTCATAAATTTGGAGATGAAGTTTTAAAAAAATTTAGCCAATTTCTTAAAAGTGAGTCTATTAAAGAGTTTAAAAATTTTGATCTTTATAGATATGGAGGAGATGAGTTTGCTATTTTATTAGAAAATTATAATAAAGATTCACTTTTATCCTCTGTTAGAAATATTTTAAGAAATTTAGAAAATAAAATTATTGTAATTGAAGATAAAGAGATTAATTTAAATTTAAGTTGTGGTATATCTTTTGAAAAAACTGATATTTTATTAAGTGCAGAAATGGCTTTACAAATATGTAAAAAAAATAGAGTAGATTTAGTAGTGTATGATGAAAATATTACTCCACATAAAGAGTATAAAAATAATATTTTATGGTCAAATAAGATTAAAAAAGCTATTGAAGAAGATCGTGTTATTCTATTTTTTCAAGCAATTGTAAATAATAAAAATTTGAAGCATGAGAAATATGAGGTATTAATTCGTATAAAAGATACAGATGATAATATCATATCACCATTTTTCTTTTTAGATATTGCTAAAAAAACAAAACAGTATCTTAAGTTAACTAAAATTGTTATAGATAAAAGTTTTGAAATGTTTAAAGATAAAGAAGTTGAATTCTCTATAAATTTAACAAATGAAGATATATCTAACAAAGAGATTAATGAATATATATTTAAAAAATTTGATGAGTATCCTAATATTGCTAAAAAACTTGTTATTGAGCTGGTTGAATCTGAATCAATAGTAGATTATAAAATTGCTATTGAATTTATAAAAAGAGTAAAATCAAAAGGTTGTAAAATTGCAATTGATGATTTCGGTAGTGGTTATAGTAATTTTGAATATTTAGTAAAATTAGAAGCAGATTATATTAAAATCGATGGCTCTTTAATTAAAAATATAGTTACTCAAAAAGAGTCATTTGCCGTAGTTTCAACAATAGTTAATTTTGCAAAGCAGATGGAGATTAAAACAATTGCAGAGTTTGTTGAGAATGAAGATATATACAAAATCATTAAAAACATAGGTGTTGATTTCTCTCAAGGTTACTACTTTGCTCAACCAAAAAAGGAGTTAGAGCAGTAA
- a CDS encoding methyl-accepting chemotaxis protein, which translates to MFLNSSDSEVLNALDEIERYLNGEENYINIKAFKKNSQITKKITNICNILNKKNDEELQIFGEIMLVSEKLASGILDDNINFTSSSNFKLNYIAKTINSLAKDLKNSIEQIKKTLLLYGEYNYISKLDESLVQNDFRVLFQEINNLRQTIINMLIENKSNGLTLQNSSEVLLKNVDKLNFSSSKAASSLEETSAALDDVTSNIRKNTNNILKVSDLSKNIVSCANIGEDLALKTSKSMQNIAKEVNLVNQAIAVIDSIAFQTNILSLNAAVEAATAGEAGKGFAVVAGEVRNLASRSAEAAKEIKTIVNSATLKANEGTDISNDMIDGYKQLHLSINEAISLISDIQVSSQEQLNAVEQINSSISLLDKQTQENANIAAQSHEVAVTTDFISNLIVKNANEKEFEGKNDIKAKVL; encoded by the coding sequence ATGTTTTTAAATAGTTCTGACAGTGAAGTATTGAATGCTTTAGATGAGATTGAGAGATATTTAAATGGTGAAGAGAACTATATAAATATTAAAGCTTTTAAAAAAAATAGTCAAATAACTAAAAAAATAACAAATATCTGTAACATTTTAAATAAAAAAAATGATGAAGAACTACAGATATTTGGTGAGATTATGTTGGTTTCTGAAAAACTTGCAAGTGGAATTTTAGATGATAATATAAATTTTACATCTAGTTCAAATTTTAAATTAAACTATATTGCAAAAACTATAAATAGTTTAGCAAAAGATTTAAAAAATAGTATTGAACAGATAAAAAAGACTCTTTTACTTTATGGAGAGTATAACTATATTTCAAAGCTAGATGAGAGTTTAGTTCAAAATGATTTTAGAGTTTTATTTCAAGAGATAAATAATTTAAGACAAACTATTATAAATATGTTAATTGAGAATAAATCAAATGGCTTAACTCTACAAAATAGTTCAGAAGTTCTTCTAAAAAATGTTGATAAATTAAATTTTTCATCCTCAAAAGCTGCTTCATCGCTTGAAGAGACATCGGCTGCTTTAGATGATGTTACATCAAATATTAGAAAAAATACTAATAATATTTTAAAAGTTTCGGATTTATCCAAAAATATTGTCTCTTGTGCAAATATAGGTGAAGATTTGGCACTTAAGACTTCAAAATCAATGCAAAATATTGCTAAAGAGGTAAATTTAGTAAATCAAGCAATAGCTGTAATAGATAGCATAGCTTTTCAAACAAATATTTTAAGTCTAAATGCAGCAGTTGAAGCAGCAACTGCTGGAGAGGCTGGAAAAGGTTTTGCAGTTGTTGCTGGGGAGGTTCGAAATCTTGCAAGTAGAAGTGCAGAGGCAGCTAAAGAGATAAAAACTATTGTAAATAGTGCAACTTTAAAAGCAAATGAGGGCACAGATATATCAAATGATATGATTGATGGATATAAGCAGTTACATTTAAGTATAAATGAGGCTATCTCTTTAATATCAGATATTCAAGTTTCAAGCCAAGAGCAGTTAAATGCTGTTGAGCAGATAAATAGTTCAATATCTTTATTAGATAAACAGACTCAAGAGAATGCAAATATTGCTGCACAATCTCATGAAGTTGCAGTTACTACAGATTTTATCTCTAATCTAATTGTAAAAAATGCAAATGAAAAAGAGTTTGAAGGTAAAAATGATATAAAAGCAAAAGTTTTGTAA